From a region of the Hymenobacter jejuensis genome:
- a CDS encoding amylo-alpha-1,6-glucosidase, whose product MSRKSDILETMKIAVPRQANRSVSFTNKAAAYYFTQTHETNHPEYAWFEGLNIAKNRVFGGYDLFVGDQKLDNRAAEVVVYPYKLERRHGPALVEDLWLFDYKNVLEITLRGATQPLGIALKGDKVHYLRQQDNVAFFSAREGGYLIAVAPKQAQSISIIGQRVSASGDGFYVLVGKGEAEITALLQEVRRNGTGLQQARQDRMRQYLLTNTYLRSSNDSLDLALRWLATTMDQLVTRQQGDGIYAGLPWFNEYWGRDEFIALPGAVLVTGQFETAKQILLSFAKFQQTDKSSRYYGRVPNIVNPSNIDYHTTDGTPRFIIGLQDYVKYSGDTSLIRQLYPNVQASIEGALQHWVDAKGYLLHEDNETWMDARDANLVAYTPRGSRANDIQALWYQQLLAGAYFATYMHDSANKTKWERLAQQVKTHFEQDYRDPQHDYLADRLDKHNQADFTLRPNQLYALDLVDDPAFKHQVIRKTWEELVYPWGVASLDRHDPQFHPFHLAPEYYHKDAAYHRGAIWLWNNGIAMQRMIEAGQTETAYQLFANMNRQALTRGVVGGLSENMDAYPHPGESWPRLTGAYLQAWSNAEQLRIWYQYFLGIRPDMANHLLTLAPRMPASIKNLEYNFLVGKSSVSAQYEAGHMTAYSYTFNDLEAKVIVDVFPFAPTAVVVKKESVLKVEATDQKLAIRLVGKGGKILSEQMVAPSAALLAQREQSTKILSGVSFAQPLDLKLHPVLNQTKK is encoded by the coding sequence ATGAGCAGAAAGAGCGATATACTGGAAACGATGAAGATTGCGGTGCCGCGCCAGGCCAACCGCAGCGTTTCGTTTACCAACAAAGCCGCCGCCTATTACTTCACGCAAACCCACGAAACCAATCATCCGGAATACGCTTGGTTTGAAGGTCTCAACATTGCCAAAAACCGCGTTTTTGGTGGCTATGACCTCTTTGTCGGTGACCAGAAGCTGGACAATCGCGCAGCCGAAGTTGTAGTCTACCCCTACAAGCTGGAGCGGCGGCACGGGCCGGCGCTGGTTGAGGACCTTTGGCTATTTGACTACAAAAACGTACTGGAAATAACCCTGCGTGGGGCCACTCAACCCTTAGGCATCGCGCTAAAGGGCGACAAGGTGCATTACCTGCGCCAGCAGGACAACGTGGCCTTCTTCTCGGCGCGGGAGGGAGGCTACCTTATTGCCGTGGCGCCCAAACAGGCCCAATCTATCAGTATAATCGGCCAGCGCGTAAGTGCCTCTGGTGATGGATTTTACGTGTTAGTGGGCAAAGGCGAAGCCGAAATCACTGCTTTGCTGCAGGAGGTGCGGCGCAACGGTACCGGCTTGCAGCAGGCCCGCCAGGATCGCATGCGGCAATATCTGCTAACCAACACGTACCTACGTTCCAGCAACGATTCGCTGGACCTGGCTCTGCGTTGGCTGGCCACCACCATGGACCAGCTCGTGACGCGCCAGCAGGGCGATGGCATCTACGCCGGCCTGCCTTGGTTTAATGAGTATTGGGGCCGCGATGAGTTCATTGCGCTGCCGGGAGCTGTGTTGGTGACCGGACAGTTTGAAACGGCAAAGCAGATTCTGCTTTCGTTTGCCAAGTTTCAGCAGACCGACAAAAGCTCGCGCTACTACGGTCGGGTGCCTAACATCGTGAATCCGAGCAACATCGATTATCACACCACCGACGGCACGCCGCGGTTTATCATTGGGTTGCAGGACTACGTGAAGTACTCCGGCGACACCTCCCTGATTCGTCAACTTTACCCTAACGTGCAGGCCAGTATCGAAGGCGCTTTGCAGCATTGGGTGGATGCGAAAGGCTATTTACTGCACGAAGACAACGAAACCTGGATGGATGCCCGCGATGCCAACCTCGTGGCGTATACGCCGCGCGGCAGTCGGGCCAACGACATTCAGGCGCTGTGGTACCAGCAGTTGCTGGCCGGGGCGTATTTCGCCACCTACATGCACGATTCGGCCAACAAAACGAAGTGGGAACGCTTGGCGCAGCAAGTCAAAACGCATTTTGAGCAGGACTACCGCGACCCGCAGCACGACTACCTCGCCGACCGCCTCGACAAGCATAACCAAGCCGACTTTACCCTGCGTCCCAACCAACTCTACGCCCTGGACCTGGTGGACGACCCCGCTTTTAAGCACCAGGTAATCCGCAAAACGTGGGAGGAGCTGGTGTATCCGTGGGGCGTGGCCTCCCTGGATCGCCACGATCCGCAGTTTCATCCGTTTCATCTGGCGCCGGAGTACTACCACAAAGATGCTGCTTACCACCGCGGAGCTATCTGGCTCTGGAACAATGGCATAGCCATGCAGCGCATGATCGAAGCCGGGCAGACCGAAACGGCGTACCAACTCTTTGCCAACATGAATCGGCAGGCCCTGACCCGTGGCGTAGTCGGTGGCCTGAGCGAAAACATGGATGCCTATCCGCACCCCGGCGAAAGCTGGCCCCGCCTGACGGGCGCGTACTTACAGGCGTGGTCCAATGCCGAGCAGCTGCGCATTTGGTACCAGTATTTTCTGGGCATCCGCCCCGACATGGCCAACCACCTCCTGACCTTGGCGCCGCGCATGCCGGCTTCGATCAAGAATCTGGAATACAACTTCTTGGTAGGAAAGAGCTCAGTATCAGCCCAGTATGAGGCCGGCCACATGACGGCGTACTCCTATACTTTCAACGATTTGGAAGCCAAAGTAATAGTTGATGTGTTTCCCTTTGCGCCCACTGCGGTAGTTGTCAAGAAGGAGTCAGTGCTGAAAGTAGAAGCAACCGACCAAAAGTTGGCGATTCGGCTGGTAGGGAAAGGCGGTAAAATCCTCTCGGAACAGATGGTAGCGCCCTCAGCGGCGTTGCTCGCCCAGCGGGAACAGAGTACGAAGATTTTGAGCGGAGTTTCCTTTGCCCAACCGCTTGATTTAAAGCTGCATCCGGTTCTAAATCAGACAAAAAAATAG
- a CDS encoding DUF3850 domain-containing protein: MKLTMIRHTSHFNLHTGPTPYRTHELEIGATEYAALEAGTRPFDVRYNDRDYQVGDALILREYEQDSGRTLLRWVSTVVHGGHSGLEHGWCILGLSERAPLPPGILDTKLW; the protein is encoded by the coding sequence ATGAAACTCACAATGATACGCCATACTTCACATTTCAATTTACATACCGGCCCTACCCCCTACCGCACTCACGAGCTAGAGATTGGGGCCACTGAATACGCGGCCCTAGAGGCCGGCACCCGGCCCTTCGACGTCCGGTACAATGACCGCGATTACCAAGTTGGTGATGCTTTGATTCTGCGCGAATATGAGCAGGACAGCGGCCGCACCTTGCTTCGATGGGTCAGCACGGTAGTGCACGGCGGCCATTCCGGCCTTGAGCACGGTTGGTGCATTCTGGGCCTGAGCGAGCGCGCTCCGTTGCCGCCCGGCATTCTGGACACTAAACTTTGGTAA